CGCCGCCGCCCGCTGGCGCGTGAGCCCGGGCTCGACCTTCGGCCACTCGGCCGGGGCGGCGCCGCCGCCGGGGGCCTGCCCGTGCGCCCCCTCCTCGGCGGGGCTCTCGCGGCAGGCGGCCAGTACCAGGAAGGCGATGGCGATGCGGTGCAGGCGCGTCAGGCGTCGCTGGGTCATGGGCTCGCTATCCGTCTGCTGAAGGGGTCGGCAGAGTCGCGCCTGCGTTTGATGCCGGAGAGGCGCGCAGAGTTCCCCACCGTCCGAGCCGACACGATTCCACCCCCCGCCCCGCCGCCGCAAGCCCCGCCGGTGACCCTCACTGGACTCTAATCCTCGGAGACAGCCACCCGCGCGGCCGCCGGCAGCCCCCGCCCCTGGCGCGCTTGGCGCGCGACGGGCGGGACGCAGTCCATCATCGTCAATCAGCCGATGTCATCCCGAAGGCGCCGCTGCACCGATCCCGCATCCGCGCCAGATCTCGGCGGCGCCTGAGGGATCTACTCCGCCTTCCTGGCGGCTGGTCTGATGCGCGACAGGCAGCGCCCAGACTGGTGTTCTCCCTCTCCCGCGCAGCGGGGGAGGGCCGGGGAGGGGGCACCTCGCCCGCCGCCGCACCGATGCCGGTCGGAGCAGAAAGTACCCACGGTGAACACCGGCGCGATCCCGCGCGGCGTCTGTGCTCCCTCGCCACAAGTGTACGAAGTGAACGCTTCTTGCTAGAGGGGTTTCTCCCCGGGCGCCGAGCGGTTTCGGCACCGAGACCCAGGAGCAAGGAGCGGGACCGTGAAGATGCAGCGCGTGGACTCGTCGGCCGTGAGCCGGGTGGGATACGAGGAGCCGGAGCACCTGCTGCGGCTGGAGTTCAGCAACGGCGGCGTCTACGACTACCTGGAGGTGCCCGAGGAGGAGGTCGGGCAGCTTCTCCAGTCCGACTCCATCGGCCGCTACGTGAACCGCCGGATCAAGCCGCGCTACCGCCACCGGCTGGTGCGTCCGCCGCGGGCATAACCCAAGTGCGAAGTGCGAGGTGCGAAGTGCGAAGTGCGCCATCGCAATCAGCACTTCGCACTCAGGACTTCGCACTTCGCACTATTTCTTCAGCACCCGGTCGAAGAACTCCGCGACCGCCGAGTTCACCCGCACCCAGTTGGCGTGGCGCATGAAGTGGTGCGTGTCGTCGGGGATCACCAGCTCCTCGTAGGGGACGCCCGCCGCCTCCAGGCGCCGCGCCAGGTCCACCGTCTGGCTGAAGCGCACGTTGCGGTCGTCGTCGCCGTGGACCAGCAGCACCGGCGACCTCCAGGTGGCCACCGACGCCACCGGCGACGACCGCCACGCCACCTCGGCCGCCTGCTCGCGGTCGTTCTTCTCGTAGCGCCACTCCATCCCCCCGAAGCGCCGCCCGCCGTCGGACGTGAAGTCGTGCACCCCGTGCAGGTCCACCCCCGCCGCGAAGAGGTCGGAGTCGCGCGCCAGGGCCAGCGCCGTGAGGTACCCGCCGTACGAGCCGCCGTAGATCCCGATCCGCCGCGCGTCCACCTGCGGCAGCAGGCGCAGGTACTCCCCGGCCGCCTTCACGTCCTGGTACTCCGCGGCGCCCTGCGCCCCCGCGCTCGGCGGGCGGTGGAAGTCGTGGCCGTAGCCGATCCCCAGCCGGTAGTTGACCGCCAGCACCACGTAGCCCCGGCCGGCCAGGTACTGGTTCACGGCGTACGCGTTCGAGTAGTAGTCCGAGTAGTGCCAGCCCAGCAGCATCTGCCGCGGCGGACCGCCGTGCACGAACACCACCGCCGGCTTCTTCGCCGGCCCGCCGGGGCGCTCGAAGAGCTGCGCGTGCACCACCACGCCGTCCGGCGCGCGGAAGGTCACCTGCCGCGGGACGACGAGCCGCGCCGCCGGGTAGTCCGCCGGGATGCGCTCCTCGCCGATCCAGCGCGCCGCGCCGCCCTCCACCGGCATCACCGCGGCGAGCGGCGGGCGCCGCGCCTCGGCCCCGATGAACGCAATCGCCTGCCCGTCGCCGGTCACCACCGGCGTCCACTCCAGCCCCGCGCCGGGCGTGAGCACCCGGGGCGCGGCGCGGTCGACGGGCACCGTCACCACGTGGCGCCGGTCGATGTCGCCGGGGTCGGAGCCCGCGTTGCCGGCGAACACCAGGAAGCGCCGGTCGGGGCTCAGGATGACGTACTCGGCCATGTAGCCGCCCGGCGTGAGCAGGAGCGGCTCGCCCCCGGTCTCGGCGATCGAGTAGAGGTGCGGCCAACCGTCCAGGTAGGAGAGGAAGACGATCCGCCCGCCCGCGGCCCAGTGCAGGTTGGTGCCGCCGTGCGTGGTGGGGAGCGAGCCGAGGAGCGTCGCGGGGCTCTTCCACAGCAGCCGGGCCTCGCCCGTGGCGGCGTCGGCCGTCCAGATCGCCCACGGGACGGGGCGGCGCTCCAGGACCGGCTCGGGCGGCCCCCCGGCGCCCGGCCGGCGCACGAAGGCGATCCGCCGCCCGTCCGGCGACCAGCGCGGCGAGCCGTCGCGCGAGGTGGAGGGCGCCAGCCAGAGGATCGGGGTGGAGTCGTTTGCGTAGACGCCGACGAACGAGTGGTCGCCGCGGCCGGAGACGAAGGCCAAGCGCGACCCGTCGGGCGACCACCGCGGGTCGCCGTTGTCGCCGCGCGCGGTGAAGAGGCGCTTCGCCGGGGCCGAGCCGTCCACCGGCGCCGTCCACACCTGCCGGTCACGCACGAAGGCGATGCGGTCGCCGCGCGGGGAGAGCACGGGCTCGTCGCCGTCCGCAATGAGCTTCGGCTCGCCCCCCGCGAACGGCACCGACCAGATCTGCACCTTCGGCGGGACGGGCGCGAACGTCGGGTTGACCGGCACGTCCTCGTCGAAGTTGGAGCCGTGGTCCCCGCCGCGCGCGTAGACCACGTACCGGCCGTCGGCCGAGACCTGGATCGCGGTCAGCTCCTGTCCGTCGTCCTCGTCGTACGGCGTGAGCCGGCGCGCCCTCCACTCCGGCCCTTCCGCCACCCAGACGTTGCGCTTCCCCTGCTCGTTGAGCGCCCAGGCGATCCGGCTTCCCGACGCCGAGGCGGCGAGCCCGTTGGGGAACGGGTAGCTCTTCACCTGCTCCATCGTGAAGCCGCCCTGCCCGAGCGCGGGCCCGGCGCAGGCGCCCAGCAGGCAGAGGATGCCGAGGGAGCGGAGGATGGGTTTCGGCATGGGATGGCCTTACGTGGGGGGAGGAGTTGCGAATAGGGTGAATCGTCCTGTCATGCGCGAACCCTCGTTCACCCGTCGCGCGAAGCGCCGAAGTCCCTCCCCTGAAGTTCGGGGGAGGGACAGGCGCCCCAGGCGCCAGGGCGGGGGCTGCCGCGGCCGCGCCGGAGCCGGTGGCGGAACGGAGCCACGGTAGCGAGCTTCGTGCAGAGACTGCCCATAGATCCTTCGGGAGCGTCCAACCATCTGTGCGAATGCAAGTTACGCGCGGACGCCCCCTCAGGATGACATCTCCTTGTGGACACCGGCCCCCTCGCACTTCGCACTTCGCACTTCGCACTTCGCACTTCGCACTCGGACTTACTGCCAGCGGAAGATCCGCAGCGCCAGGACGAACGTGACCACCGTCCACGCGGCCAGGATCGCCACCTCGTGGGCGTACGCGGGGAACGGGAGACCGTCGTTGTAGACGGCGCGCAGGGCGTCGACCATGGCGGTGAGCGGGAGCGCCTGGATGAGCGGCTGCACGGCGTCGGGGTAGCGCGAGGCGGAGAAGAACACGCCCGACACCACGAACATCGGCAGCATCACCAGGTTCAGGATCCCGCTCACCCCCTCGATGGTGCGCGGCCGCGCCGAGCAGAGCAGCCCCAGCCCCGAGAAGGCGATCCCGCCCAGGAGCGCCACCCCCGCCAGCGCCAGCAGCGACCCGCGCACCTGCACCCCGAACGCCAGCCAGGCGAAGATCACGATCGGCGGCACCTCCAGCACGATGAACGACATGCGGGCGACGATCTGCGACACCAGGAAGTCGCGGCGGCGCATCGGCGTGGCGGTCAGGCGCTTGAGCTGCTTCTTGGAGCGCATCTGCACCAGCCCGAAGGCGATCCCCCACATCCCCGTGCTCATCAGGTTCAGCCCGATGAGCCCCGGGATCACCCAGTCGATGTAGCGCCCGCCCGGCTGCCGCTCGCGGTCCTCGCTCGTCGCCACCGGCCGGGTGCCCCCCGCGCCGCGCTGCACCGCCGCGTCGGCCACGAGCCGCGCCGCCCGGCTCTCGTCGCGCGCGGGGTCGTAGCGGTAGACCAGCGTGTCGCGCCCCGCCAGCAGCACCCCCACGTCGCCCTTGCGCAGCGCACGCTCCGCCTCGTCGGGCGAGAGCACGCGCGCCTCCACCTCGGCCGAGGCCCGCAGCGCCGGCAGGTAGCGCTCGGCCACGCTGCCGCGCTCCACCCCCACCCGCGCCCGCTCCGCCGGCGACTCGCGGAAGGCGAGCCCCAGCCCGATCGCCATCATGATCGGGAAGACGAAGGTCCAGAACAGCGCCTCGGGCTCGCGCAGGAAGCTGTTGAGCCGCAGCAGGATCAGCTCGCGCAGGGGGGAGAGCCGCTCACTCATCGCGCAGGGCCCGCCCGGTGAGTGCCAGGAACACGTCGTCGAGCGTGGCGTGGTGGGTGTTGAGGCTGGTCAGCTCGCCGCCCGCGCGGCCGATGAGCGCCAGCAGGGCCGGGACGGCGCGGTGCGGCTCCTCCACCGCCAGCAGCGTGGTGTCGGCGCGCGGGGTGACGCGGGTGATGCCGGGAATCGTGCGCAGCGCCGCCTCGTCCGGCGCCGGCGTGGCGGCGAACTCGATCACGTGCGCGCCGCCCAGCGAGCGGATCAGCTCGGCGGGGGTGCCCTGGGCGATGATCTCGCCGCGGTCCATGACGGCCACCCGGTCGGCCAGGCGCTGGGCCTCGTCCATGAAGTGCGTGGTGAGCAGGATGGTGCCGCCCTTCGCCCGGAACGCCTCGGCCACGTCCCACAGCTGCCGCCGCGACTGCGGGTCGAGCCCCGTGGTGGGCTCGTCCAGGAAGAGCACGTCGGGGCTGCCGGCCAGCGCGCACGCCACCGACAGCCGCTGCCGCTGCCCGCCGGAGAGGCTGCGCACCTGCGTCCTGCGCTTGTCGCCGAGCTGCACGAAGTCGATCAGCTCGTCCACCGAGGGCCCCCGCGGATAGAACGAGCGGAAGAGGCGCACGATCTCCTCGGCGGTGGCCCGGTCGGAGAACTCGCTCTCCTGGAGCTGCACCCCCAGCCGCTCGCGGATGGCGGGGGCGTCGCGCTCCCAGCGCATCCCCAGCACCTCCACCTCGCCCCCGTCGCGCGGGGTGAGGCCCTCCAGGATCTCCACCGTGGTGGTCTTCCCCGCCCCGTTGGGCCCCAGCAGCCCGAAGCACTCGCCGCGGCGCACCTCCAGGTCCAGCGCCTTCACCGCCACCGTGTCGCCGAAGCGCTTGTGCAGCCCCCGGCAGCGGATCGCCGGGGCCCCGTCGGTGGACGCGGTCGGAAGGGTCGAAAACAAGCGGGCGCGGCTCGGTAGAAGAACGTGGCGTCGGGAACGGCGGACAATCTACACGACAAAAGACGGATGGGCAGGAGGGGTCTGGCCCCTCCTGCGTATCCATCGTCTCCTGCCGCCGCTTGTCCACTTTGTCCTTTCCAGATCCGCTGAATCGTGGTACCTTTGGGGAAATCAGCGCTCCCCTTCCAGGAGAACGGCTTGAGCAACAGGAAGATCTCCGTGGAGGTGGACGAAGAAACCGCCCGCCTCATCGAGGAAGTTGTGCGTGCCGAGGAGCGCAGCGAATCCCGGATCGCCGCGGAGGCGCTGGAGCTGTACGTCCGTCTCCCCGACGCCGGGCGTGTATCTCTTCGCTACGTGCTGGCGAACGGGACGCCGGACGACTTCGCCCGCATGCTGCGCGAGGTCGCGCGCGCAATGCTCGATGCCAGGTATGAGATCTCGCACGCCCGTTTGATCGCGTCGATCAAGATCGAAAATCCCGAGCGGTTCCAGACGGAGGAAGACATCATCGCCGAAGCCGTGCGCCTGACCTCGTTCCCGCAAAAGCAGCCCGACTGAGTTCCTCCGCACGTCTGCCCTCCGATTATGCTGACCACCGGCGCGTCGCGGATCTGCACGCGTCCATGGCAGCTCTCCATTTGGATCTCCGCACAGTGTGGATCAGGGAAACGCCGGACAGGTTTATACGCCGATCGTCTGACAGGTAGGCGCGCCCGCAACCGACACTATGACAAGGATCGTTCCAAGATCCGCAACCTTTCTTTCCCGAGCAACGGCGCTTCCGGATCTCCGCACGCCCACGACAGCGACGTCCTATCAGTTTTCAGGGCACCGACTTACGTCGGTCGGTGTATGGGGCGGCGAGCGGAAACTCTGGCGCGTGGGCGGAGGGCGCATTATCATGGGCGGCGTTCCTGCTCACAATCGCGCCACACCGGAGCCACGCCCCCGCGGCGGACGTGTGCGTTCGGCCGTTTCCGTTCACGCCAGGCAGAGGAGACCAGGACCGCGCCGGGCAGTTCGCGGTACGCAGTCCGAGTGGTACGCAGCCCACCCCGGCCCGGAGGAGCCGGGATCTCACGACAACGGCAAACCCGTCGAAAGGCGGGGACGCAAAGCTACGAGGCTACCGCGGGCGCGCCGCACGCACCGCCACGCCAGTCGAGCCGCCGAACGAGACAACGCCATGCACGCCACACTCTCACACCCCCCGATCCGGTTCGTCTTGCGCGTCGTCGTCACCCTGCTCACGCTCTGCTTCGCGGCGGCCGCGGCCTCCGTGAGCCTGTCGGCCCAGACTCCCGCCTCGGCGCGGATGTCGGCGCTGCTCGAGGAGGCGCGCCGCACCTCGGAGCGCACCAATCCGCGCGGGGAGCCGGCCGCCGAGCCCGCGCAGCAGCCCCGGCGCCTGGGCCTGCTGGTCCCCGTGCTGGGGATCACCCCGGACCGCCTGCGCAACACCTACGACGACTCGCGCTCGGGCGGGCGCCGGCACGACGCCATCGACATCCACGCCCCGCGCGGCACGCCGGTGGTGGCGACCACCGACGGCACCATCATCAAGCTGCACAGCGGCGCGCGCGGCGGGCTGTCGCTCTACCAGATGGACGACGACGGCCGCACCCGCTACTACTACGCGCACTTGGACCATTACGCCCCCGGTGTCGCCGAGGGCGTGCGGGTGCGCCGCGGCCAGGTGATCGGCTACGTGGGCGACACGGGGAACGCCCAGCCCGGCGACTACCACCTGCACTTCTCCATCGCCGTGCTGCGCGACCGCTCGCGCTGGTGGTCGGGCGAGAACCTGAACCCGTTCTACATCCTGCGCCGCTCCTACGAGCGGATCACCGGCGCCCGCGACCGCGACAACTAGCGCCGGACGCGCGGGACGATCGAAGACACGGCCGGGGCGAGCAGCCCCGGCCGTTCGCGTTTCTGTCCGGCGTCGGCGCCGGTGCGGCAACCCCCGCCCTGGCGCTGCGCGCGACGAAACCAGGCGCAGAGCGAGGTGGCACGGCGAGGGGTCGGGGAGAACCGGGACCGGGGAGCCGGGGACACGCCGAGCCGCGCGTTCCTCGTTGTGAAAGGTCGAAACCCGCGCTCGACCCCTTGCCTCGGCGCCAGCGAGTGAATATACTCAGGGGCGAGCATTTTAAGACTTAATACGACAAACCGGCACATCGCACCATCCAAACGGTTCGCGAGAATTCACCACGCGGCTCCGCTCATCCTGCGCGCGAGCAAAGCGGGTTACG
This window of the Longimicrobium sp. genome carries:
- a CDS encoding KTSC domain-containing protein — encoded protein: MQRVDSSAVSRVGYEEPEHLLRLEFSNGGVYDYLEVPEEEVGQLLQSDSIGRYVNRRIKPRYRHRLVRPPRA
- a CDS encoding prolyl oligopeptidase family serine peptidase yields the protein MPKPILRSLGILCLLGACAGPALGQGGFTMEQVKSYPFPNGLAASASGSRIAWALNEQGKRNVWVAEGPEWRARRLTPYDEDDGQELTAIQVSADGRYVVYARGGDHGSNFDEDVPVNPTFAPVPPKVQIWSVPFAGGEPKLIADGDEPVLSPRGDRIAFVRDRQVWTAPVDGSAPAKRLFTARGDNGDPRWSPDGSRLAFVSGRGDHSFVGVYANDSTPILWLAPSTSRDGSPRWSPDGRRIAFVRRPGAGGPPEPVLERRPVPWAIWTADAATGEARLLWKSPATLLGSLPTTHGGTNLHWAAGGRIVFLSYLDGWPHLYSIAETGGEPLLLTPGGYMAEYVILSPDRRFLVFAGNAGSDPGDIDRRHVVTVPVDRAAPRVLTPGAGLEWTPVVTGDGQAIAFIGAEARRPPLAAVMPVEGGAARWIGEERIPADYPAARLVVPRQVTFRAPDGVVVHAQLFERPGGPAKKPAVVFVHGGPPRQMLLGWHYSDYYSNAYAVNQYLAGRGYVVLAVNYRLGIGYGHDFHRPPSAGAQGAAEYQDVKAAGEYLRLLPQVDARRIGIYGGSYGGYLTALALARDSDLFAAGVDLHGVHDFTSDGGRRFGGMEWRYEKNDREQAAEVAWRSSPVASVATWRSPVLLVHGDDDRNVRFSQTVDLARRLEAAGVPYEELVIPDDTHHFMRHANWVRVNSAVAEFFDRVLKK
- a CDS encoding ABC transporter permease, with protein sequence MSERLSPLRELILLRLNSFLREPEALFWTFVFPIMMAIGLGLAFRESPAERARVGVERGSVAERYLPALRASAEVEARVLSPDEAERALRKGDVGVLLAGRDTLVYRYDPARDESRAARLVADAAVQRGAGGTRPVATSEDRERQPGGRYIDWVIPGLIGLNLMSTGMWGIAFGLVQMRSKKQLKRLTATPMRRRDFLVSQIVARMSFIVLEVPPIVIFAWLAFGVQVRGSLLALAGVALLGGIAFSGLGLLCSARPRTIEGVSGILNLVMLPMFVVSGVFFSASRYPDAVQPLIQALPLTAMVDALRAVYNDGLPFPAYAHEVAILAAWTVVTFVLALRIFRWQ
- a CDS encoding ABC transporter ATP-binding protein produces the protein MFSTLPTASTDGAPAIRCRGLHKRFGDTVAVKALDLEVRRGECFGLLGPNGAGKTTTVEILEGLTPRDGGEVEVLGMRWERDAPAIRERLGVQLQESEFSDRATAEEIVRLFRSFYPRGPSVDELIDFVQLGDKRRTQVRSLSGGQRQRLSVACALAGSPDVLFLDEPTTGLDPQSRRQLWDVAEAFRAKGGTILLTTHFMDEAQRLADRVAVMDRGEIIAQGTPAELIRSLGGAHVIEFAATPAPDEAALRTIPGITRVTPRADTTLLAVEEPHRAVPALLALIGRAGGELTSLNTHHATLDDVFLALTGRALRDE
- a CDS encoding M23 family metallopeptidase, with protein sequence MHATLSHPPIRFVLRVVVTLLTLCFAAAAASVSLSAQTPASARMSALLEEARRTSERTNPRGEPAAEPAQQPRRLGLLVPVLGITPDRLRNTYDDSRSGGRRHDAIDIHAPRGTPVVATTDGTIIKLHSGARGGLSLYQMDDDGRTRYYYAHLDHYAPGVAEGVRVRRGQVIGYVGDTGNAQPGDYHLHFSIAVLRDRSRWWSGENLNPFYILRRSYERITGARDRDN